In Syntrophomonadaceae bacterium, a genomic segment contains:
- the rph gene encoding ribonuclease PH, whose amino-acid sequence MRLDQRMPEQLRPVQITRGFIKQAEGSVLIEMGNTKVICTASVEEKVPPFLKGGGKGWITAEYAMLPRATQVRTPREVVKGKIGGRTHEIQRLIGRSLRAVVDLAKLGERTIWIDCDVIQADGGTRTASVTGSFIALAEAFLKLRERDALTQMPLIDYLAAVSVGKVDGKLMIDLCYEEDSRAQVDMNVVMTGQGKIVEVQGTAEDYPFTREEMDGMINLAHSAIDRLIAIQKEALGGLAFHTGEKL is encoded by the coding sequence ATGCGTTTGGATCAAAGAATGCCTGAACAATTGAGGCCTGTTCAGATAACCAGGGGTTTTATCAAGCAGGCAGAGGGCTCCGTGCTGATCGAAATGGGTAATACAAAAGTAATCTGTACTGCCTCAGTAGAGGAAAAAGTACCTCCTTTTCTTAAGGGGGGAGGCAAGGGTTGGATTACAGCTGAATATGCTATGTTGCCTAGGGCTACCCAAGTTAGGACACCCAGGGAGGTTGTCAAAGGAAAAATTGGTGGCCGTACTCATGAAATACAAAGGTTAATCGGCCGCTCTCTGAGGGCTGTGGTTGATTTGGCCAAACTGGGAGAGAGGACCATTTGGATCGATTGTGATGTTATTCAGGCTGACGGGGGAACCCGTACAGCTTCAGTGACCGGAAGTTTTATCGCACTTGCCGAGGCCTTTTTAAAGTTAAGGGAAAGAGACGCTTTGACTCAAATGCCCCTGATTGATTATCTGGCTGCGGTCAGCGTCGGCAAGGTAGACGGCAAGTTAATGATCGACCTGTGCTATGAGGAGGACAGCCGGGCTCAGGTTGATATGAATGTGGTAATGACCGGCCAGGGTAAAATTGTGGAGGTTCAAGGTACAGCTGAGGATTACCCCTTTACAAGAGAGGAAATGGATGGGATGATTAACCTGGCTCATTCTGCAATCGACAGGCTGATTGCCATTCAGAAAGAGGCCTTGGGCGGGTTGGCTTTCCACACAGGTGAAAAGCTGTGA
- a CDS encoding alanine-tRNA synthetase second additional domain-containing protein, translated as MHEYLRHAVYFAPRGKKRLLLLGTNIAQRYLSPDDRLIGLIGDAGAGKSLLIRGMFPGLELTNDDDGVNVRPLPLLADGERDHFRFHTYHLDVRFEMAFHQIGELAKLVKKALLEGKRVVAEHYDILHPYLQTKPDVLIGVGEEVIVTRPGVFGPDPQEIAKIVFHSILYRKMAHSAEDLTGLVLESKGITKPKVHSDIRHGFLMEFAEVPDIDLHEVENQVLNYINRRLPISYHDEQHIKIGGLLVRCTGPRIHLSNTGEISGFRLLKEFHWDPVQKLYTIAGLVGETGLEQTFYHR; from the coding sequence ATGCATGAATATCTAAGGCATGCGGTCTATTTTGCGCCCCGGGGCAAAAAAAGGTTATTGCTCTTAGGAACTAATATTGCCCAGCGCTATTTAAGCCCGGATGACCGGTTGATCGGGCTGATCGGCGACGCCGGTGCCGGGAAATCCCTGCTCATTAGGGGAATGTTTCCCGGCCTAGAACTTACCAATGATGACGACGGTGTGAATGTGCGCCCATTACCCCTCTTAGCAGATGGTGAAAGGGACCATTTCCGGTTTCATACCTATCATCTGGATGTCAGGTTTGAAATGGCGTTTCACCAGATTGGCGAACTGGCTAAACTGGTGAAAAAGGCATTGCTGGAAGGTAAAAGGGTAGTGGCCGAGCACTACGACATATTGCACCCGTATCTGCAGACCAAGCCCGATGTTTTAATTGGTGTTGGGGAAGAAGTAATTGTTACCCGGCCAGGAGTGTTCGGACCTGATCCCCAGGAAATTGCTAAGATTGTGTTTCATTCAATTCTGTACCGCAAAATGGCCCACAGTGCGGAGGACTTAACCGGATTGGTACTGGAGTCGAAGGGCATCACCAAACCTAAGGTGCACAGTGACATCCGTCACGGTTTTTTAATGGAGTTTGCTGAAGTGCCGGATATTGATCTGCATGAAGTAGAAAACCAGGTGTTAAACTACATCAACCGGCGTCTGCCGATATCCTACCATGATGAGCAACATATAAAAATTGGCGGCCTGCTGGTTCGCTGTACCGGACCCCGTATTCACCTGTCCAATACCGGAGAAATCTCCGGCTTTCGGCTATTAAAGGAGTTTCACTGGGATCCGGTTCAGAAACTATATACTATTGCCGGGCTGGTAGGAGAAACCGGATTAGAGCAAACCTTCTATCACAGGTAG
- a CDS encoding MBL fold metallo-hydrolase, producing MQVTVLGCWAPYPRAGGACSGYLIREGEWTLLLECGHGVMSKLQEKMDFRRLNGVIISHLHADHSSDLPALHYALAGSLMDGSRTGKMPLYLPSQPEDLFARFAGYTNTFELKPLEPPVPPQVNTGPFCLQWMLTVHKIPAFAVKISSATGKVVFSSDTAWSLDLVDFSSGAGLLLCEASVADQHREYAATGHLTSREAGRLAREARVSRCVLTHFWPEYDLALIRREAEAEYGSSLELAQAGLTYHVPG from the coding sequence ATGCAGGTTACAGTATTGGGTTGTTGGGCGCCTTATCCCCGGGCGGGCGGAGCCTGCTCCGGTTATCTAATTAGGGAAGGGGAGTGGACGCTGCTATTAGAGTGTGGCCATGGTGTAATGTCAAAATTGCAGGAAAAGATGGACTTCCGTCGTCTTAATGGGGTTATAATTTCCCATCTTCATGCAGATCACTCCAGTGATCTGCCGGCTCTGCACTATGCCTTGGCCGGCAGTTTAATGGATGGTTCCCGAACCGGGAAAATGCCTCTTTACCTTCCGTCTCAACCGGAAGATCTATTCGCCAGGTTCGCCGGCTATACCAATACCTTTGAGCTGAAGCCTTTAGAACCTCCTGTGCCTCCCCAGGTCAACACAGGTCCATTTTGCCTGCAGTGGATGTTGACTGTGCATAAAATACCTGCATTTGCTGTAAAAATATCGTCGGCCACCGGAAAGGTAGTTTTTTCTTCCGATACCGCCTGGAGTCTGGATCTGGTAGATTTCTCGTCCGGCGCAGGCCTCTTGTTATGTGAAGCAAGCGTTGCGGACCAACACAGGGAGTATGCAGCCACAGGTCACCTAACCAGCCGCGAGGCTGGGCGGCTTGCGCGGGAAGCCAGGGTTTCCCGTTGTGTATTGACCCATTTCTGGCCGGAATACGACCTGGCCCTGATCCGGCGGGAAGCCGAGGCGGAATACGGCAGTTCCCTTGAACTGGCTCAAGCAGGCTTGACTTACCATGTTCCTGGTTAA
- a CDS encoding inositol monophosphatase family protein, whose protein sequence is MKETIAYVKTIVLEAGDMLRNALSKKISCSYKNNDHQELLTEYDRMVEEYIITSIKKRFPRHKFIAEERKNSTDLSGHVWFLDPIDGTTNFVCLQRDFAISLALYQDSRPVFGMVYDVMKRDFYLGITGQGAYLNGVKICKLTPVPLKDCIMDLSLNTIEMLMNTNRIKIFDLAKKIRGHRCTGVASLIMCRIALGEVHIFISAKLKAWDFAAAAIILSEAGGYYRDLFAEEVDFTGRQIAFIACASKEIYDLVSN, encoded by the coding sequence ATGAAAGAAACTATAGCTTATGTTAAAACAATTGTTCTAGAAGCCGGCGATATGTTGCGGAATGCTTTAAGCAAGAAAATTAGTTGCAGTTACAAGAATAACGACCATCAAGAGTTATTGACAGAATATGACAGGATGGTTGAAGAATATATCATTACTAGCATTAAAAAACGGTTTCCCAGACATAAGTTTATTGCGGAAGAAAGAAAAAACAGTACCGATTTGTCTGGGCATGTCTGGTTTCTCGACCCTATTGACGGCACAACCAATTTTGTCTGCTTGCAAAGAGATTTTGCTATTTCCCTGGCCCTTTATCAAGACAGCCGTCCTGTTTTCGGGATGGTCTACGATGTAATGAAACGGGACTTTTATTTGGGAATAACCGGGCAAGGGGCCTATTTAAACGGGGTAAAAATATGCAAACTTACTCCTGTTCCTCTGAAAGATTGCATAATGGACCTAAGCCTGAATACCATAGAGATGCTTATGAACACGAACAGGATTAAAATATTTGACTTGGCGAAAAAAATTCGTGGACACCGGTGCACTGGGGTTGCTTCGCTGATCATGTGCAGAATAGCTTTGGGAGAAGTTCATATTTTTATTTCTGCTAAATTGAAGGCATGGGATTTCGCTGCAGCAGCAATAATCCTCAGTGAAGCTGGCGGATATTACCGGGATTTATTTGCGGAAGAAGTAGATTTTACCGGCAGGCAAATAGCTTTTATTGCTTGTGCTTCCAAAGAAATATATGATCTCGTATCTAATTGA
- a CDS encoding ATP-binding cassette domain-containing protein — protein sequence METILTINGLSKSFTIHGLKKQIKALDEISLSVKKGEFIGITGKSGSGKSTIFRLIYQTYLPQEGEIWYNSEKFGCLDLAQADLRQIIYLRKYEISYVSQFLRIMPRTTAIDAVKHAALEKGLNGKAAQREAEKILSHFELDQKLWESYPSNFSGGEKLRLNIAQAMVKQPRLLLLDEPTASLDPGSKLKVRELILQLMQAKTTMLGIFHDLDFMEKLCHREYRVENGRLLACQERVFVHQS from the coding sequence ATGGAAACAATCTTAACGATAAATGGACTTTCCAAGTCATTTACCATCCATGGGTTAAAAAAACAGATCAAGGCCCTCGACGAGATAAGTTTATCAGTAAAAAAAGGTGAGTTCATCGGGATTACAGGCAAAAGCGGCAGCGGCAAATCAACCATCTTTCGCTTGATCTATCAAACCTATCTTCCCCAGGAAGGGGAAATCTGGTATAATTCAGAAAAGTTTGGGTGCCTTGATCTGGCTCAGGCTGATTTGCGCCAGATTATTTACTTGCGGAAATATGAGATCAGCTATGTTTCCCAATTCCTCAGGATCATGCCCCGGACTACGGCGATAGATGCGGTAAAACATGCGGCTTTGGAAAAGGGCTTAAACGGCAAGGCTGCGCAAAGGGAAGCGGAAAAAATACTGAGTCACTTTGAACTTGATCAAAAGCTGTGGGAAAGCTACCCCAGCAACTTCTCCGGTGGTGAGAAGCTAAGACTCAATATTGCGCAAGCCATGGTCAAACAGCCCCGGCTATTGCTGTTAGATGAACCTACAGCCAGTTTGGATCCGGGTTCTAAACTAAAGGTGCGGGAGCTGATCTTGCAGTTAATGCAGGCCAAAACTACCATGCTGGGAATTTTCCATGATCTGGACTTCATGGAAAAGCTCTGCCATCGGGAATATCGTGTTGAAAATGGCCGGTTACTTGCTTGCCAGGAGAGGGTTTTTGTTCATCAAAGCTGA
- a CDS encoding chloramphenicol acetyltransferase, which produces MGSWCKIPITAYERKKTMGKILSPKPLVAEHCQLVNSQLGYYTEVGTYNFFENVVFGDYSYTGQFCFLQNVHVGKFANIAAMVRIGPTEHPIERPTLHHFTYRRIMYGLDTKDDEAFLQWRTTQVTTIGHDTWIGHGAIIMPKVTVGNGAVVGSGAIVTKDVEPYAIVVGVPAKPVRKRFPQEIIGKLESIKWWNWPYDTIKERLADFSLPAEEFVSKYSL; this is translated from the coding sequence ATGGGAAGCTGGTGCAAAATACCTATTACCGCCTATGAAAGGAAGAAGACGATGGGCAAAATCCTAAGCCCCAAACCACTTGTCGCCGAGCATTGCCAGCTGGTGAACAGTCAGTTGGGCTATTACACTGAAGTCGGCACTTACAACTTCTTTGAAAATGTCGTCTTCGGGGATTACTCCTACACGGGACAGTTTTGTTTTTTACAGAATGTCCATGTCGGCAAGTTTGCTAATATTGCCGCTATGGTGCGCATTGGCCCCACGGAACATCCCATAGAGCGCCCGACCCTGCATCATTTTACCTATCGCCGGATCATGTATGGCCTGGATACCAAGGATGATGAGGCATTTCTCCAATGGAGGACCACTCAGGTAACAACTATAGGCCACGACACCTGGATTGGCCATGGCGCCATCATCATGCCGAAAGTAACCGTAGGCAATGGAGCGGTAGTAGGAAGCGGAGCCATCGTCACCAAAGATGTGGAGCCTTACGCCATTGTGGTGGGAGTACCGGCAAAACCGGTGCGCAAGAGGTTTCCCCAAGAAATCATTGGCAAACTGGAGTCCATAAAGTGGTGGAATTGGCCCTATGACACGATCAAAGAGCGGCTAGCGGACTTCTCCTTGCCGGCAGAAGAATTTGTCAGCAAGTACTCCCTATAA
- the phnM gene encoding phosphonate metabolism protein PhnM translates to MYVITNGQIITENSIITGYDLVIQNDLIAEIAPQGKYRNYSNIRLIDAGNGFVAPGFIDIHSDYIEFMAAPRPTSVMDFQMAIRETEKQLAAHGITTIFHSLSLFKTSELGQKPIRDPENVQKLMDSIAETRQGQYLIRHNFHVRFEIDNLEEIANLKAYIQGRKVQLLSFMDHSPGQGQYRDLEAYRQIIKGYRSLADEEFADIIYKHQHKAKATIEELREIAALAKANRIAIASHDDDTPEKVDLVHSLGATISEFPITLEVAKKAKEKGMYTLAGAPNVILGGSHNGNMSAAEAIMQNSLDILCSDYYPPSLLHAIFAMQHKRGQDLVEMMKLVTINPARAVRMDRHYGSLAPGKKADVLIIENIDGYFPIITSVFVDGKLVQNTYYRL, encoded by the coding sequence ATGTATGTTATTACCAACGGGCAGATCATCACCGAAAACAGCATCATCACAGGTTATGATCTGGTTATCCAAAATGACCTCATCGCGGAAATCGCTCCACAGGGTAAGTACCGTAACTATTCTAATATCCGCCTCATCGATGCTGGTAATGGCTTTGTGGCGCCGGGATTTATCGATATCCATTCGGATTACATCGAATTCATGGCGGCCCCTCGGCCTACATCTGTGATGGATTTCCAGATGGCCATCCGGGAAACTGAGAAACAACTGGCTGCTCACGGCATTACCACCATCTTCCATTCCCTGTCCCTATTTAAAACCTCGGAGCTTGGCCAGAAGCCGATCAGGGATCCGGAGAATGTGCAAAAGCTCATGGATAGCATCGCCGAAACCCGCCAGGGCCAGTATTTAATCCGCCATAATTTTCATGTGCGTTTCGAGATTGATAATCTGGAGGAAATCGCAAATCTAAAGGCTTACATTCAGGGAAGAAAGGTTCAGCTCCTCTCCTTTATGGATCATTCCCCCGGGCAGGGCCAGTACCGGGATCTGGAGGCCTACCGCCAGATTATCAAGGGTTACCGCAGTCTGGCCGATGAGGAGTTTGCTGACATCATTTATAAGCATCAGCATAAGGCCAAAGCCACCATTGAGGAGCTCCGCGAGATTGCCGCGCTGGCCAAAGCAAACAGGATTGCCATCGCCTCCCATGATGACGATACCCCGGAGAAGGTTGATCTGGTTCATAGCCTGGGAGCTACCATCAGCGAGTTCCCCATTACCCTGGAAGTGGCCAAAAAGGCTAAGGAAAAGGGGATGTACACCCTCGCCGGCGCCCCAAATGTGATCCTGGGGGGGTCCCATAACGGCAATATGTCCGCCGCGGAGGCCATCATGCAAAATTCCCTGGATATTCTGTGCAGCGACTATTATCCCCCTTCCCTGCTTCATGCGATTTTTGCCATGCAGCATAAACGGGGCCAGGATCTGGTCGAGATGATGAAGTTGGTGACCATAAACCCGGCCAGGGCCGTTAGAATGGATCGGCACTATGGCTCTCTCGCACCGGGGAAAAAGGCCGATGTTCTGATCATCGAAAACATCGACGGCTATTTCCCGATCATTACCTCGGTCTTTGTGGATGGGAAGCTGGTGCAAAATACCTATTACCGCCTATGA
- a CDS encoding ATP-binding cassette domain-containing protein — MDVFTKPNLLEKPILTVKNLSKQFGAGCKFCRPDQGERLEKNYCQNCGTVYACSQVSFDLYPGEVLGVVGESGSGKSTLMRCLYYDQEVSSGEAYISTYHQGEKNLFLASSQQKRYIRNHVMGMVYQNPLMGLKMDFTSIGNIAEKLIAAGGRHVGGMESRGEELLRHVSIPVSRIKEAPKHFSGGMQQRVQIAKALSNNPPILLLDEITTGLDLSVQASVLDLIKTIQRQEPISILVVSHDLGVIRMLADRTMVMLDGKVVEEGLTDQILEDPQHWHTQQLVYSLL, encoded by the coding sequence ATGGATGTCTTTACAAAACCCAACTTATTGGAAAAGCCCATCTTAACTGTTAAAAATCTCAGTAAGCAGTTTGGGGCTGGCTGCAAGTTCTGCCGGCCGGATCAAGGAGAAAGACTCGAAAAGAATTATTGCCAAAACTGTGGCACCGTTTATGCCTGCTCTCAGGTTTCTTTTGACCTTTATCCCGGAGAAGTTTTAGGGGTTGTTGGGGAGAGCGGCAGCGGCAAATCCACCTTGATGCGCTGTCTTTATTATGATCAGGAAGTCAGCAGCGGGGAGGCCTATATCAGCACTTATCATCAGGGTGAAAAGAACCTGTTTTTGGCATCATCCCAACAAAAACGCTACATCCGCAACCATGTTATGGGAATGGTCTATCAAAACCCCCTGATGGGGCTGAAGATGGATTTCACTTCTATTGGCAATATTGCGGAAAAGCTCATCGCTGCCGGGGGCAGGCATGTAGGCGGCATGGAGAGTCGCGGTGAAGAGCTTTTGCGGCATGTCAGCATTCCGGTCTCCCGCATCAAGGAAGCGCCCAAGCACTTTTCCGGTGGTATGCAGCAACGGGTCCAAATCGCCAAGGCCTTATCCAACAATCCTCCCATCCTGTTATTGGATGAGATCACTACCGGTCTGGATTTATCAGTGCAAGCCAGCGTACTGGACCTGATCAAGACTATCCAAAGGCAGGAGCCCATCAGCATCCTGGTGGTTTCCCACGATCTGGGGGTCATCCGCATGTTGGCCGACCGGACCATGGTCATGCTGGACGGCAAGGTTGTCGAAGAGGGTTTAACAGATCAGATCCTGGAAGACCCGCAGCATTGGCATACCCAACAGCTGGTATACTCGCTCCTGTAA
- a CDS encoding alpha-D-ribose 1-methylphosphonate 5-phosphate C-P-lyase PhnJ, giving the protein MNNHYNFAFFDEGSKREIRRAILKAVAIPGYQVPFASREMPIARGWGTGGLQLTLALIGRPDILKVIDQGSDESVNAVNIKKLVTKTTGVRVTEDTAQATIIQSRHRIPEIPLTENQILVLQVPIPEPLRYFEPSELATKKLHAEQEYSGAWLLLFEQIMNYGQMATGADHPVLVHNRYVMAPSPIPRYDNPKMNCSSALILLGAGREKKVYAVPPFTRVVSLAFEDYPFKPENFQHQTCRLCGQAGIFLDELVDAERTYYQCNDTSYCLKRQNEKQD; this is encoded by the coding sequence ATGAATAATCACTACAATTTCGCTTTTTTCGATGAGGGGTCTAAACGGGAAATCCGGCGGGCAATTTTAAAAGCCGTTGCAATTCCCGGCTATCAGGTTCCCTTTGCCTCCAGGGAAATGCCTATCGCCCGGGGCTGGGGAACTGGTGGTTTGCAGTTGACCTTAGCATTGATTGGTCGCCCCGATATTTTAAAAGTAATCGACCAAGGCTCCGATGAATCCGTAAATGCCGTTAACATCAAGAAACTGGTCACCAAAACTACCGGCGTTCGTGTCACTGAGGATACGGCTCAGGCCACAATCATTCAATCACGGCACAGAATTCCGGAAATTCCCTTGACGGAAAACCAAATATTGGTCTTACAGGTGCCTATTCCTGAGCCTTTACGGTATTTCGAACCCAGCGAATTAGCCACAAAAAAACTCCATGCCGAACAGGAGTACAGCGGGGCCTGGCTGCTGCTTTTTGAACAGATCATGAATTATGGCCAGATGGCTACCGGGGCGGATCATCCGGTACTGGTCCATAATCGTTATGTGATGGCCCCCAGTCCCATTCCCCGCTATGACAACCCTAAAATGAACTGCTCCTCTGCCTTAATCCTCTTGGGAGCGGGACGGGAGAAGAAGGTCTATGCTGTTCCTCCCTTTACCCGGGTAGTTTCTTTAGCCTTTGAGGACTATCCTTTCAAGCCGGAGAATTTTCAGCATCAGACCTGCCGGCTGTGCGGCCAGGCTGGGATCTTCCTTGATGAACTGGTTGACGCAGAAAGAACCTATTACCAGTGCAATGACACCAGCTACTGTCTGAAGCGGCAAAACGAGAAACAAGATTGA
- a CDS encoding carbon-phosphorus lyase complex subunit PhnI — MAYVAVKGGAYAIEESIRRLKYERLRKGRVLGIPEVEAGLRSLIDQVMSESSLYCEPLAAMAIKQAEGSPEEAVFILRAYRSTLPRKYYSHTVKPEDMEAERRISASFKDLPGGQILGSSQDYTHRMLDFALLDESQAEVDAWLQEFNQTKASFTGTAKLHALPKVMQYLRDQGLLPVCPVNDTPPDDITKKSVQFPASRSQRLQTLTRGQTGAMTALAYAALRGYGAQHPTVGELRVGHLPIFVADPLQEAAGEGDAYYLGEIKVTEVETLFPQGTEKNAGKKELAFVPGYGICFGQNETKAIAMSILDQCLETGNPQYPTHNEEFVLMHIDSVEATGFVSHLKLPHYVTFQSKLDSIRKTKEQITAVTGELKP; from the coding sequence ATGGCTTATGTAGCTGTTAAGGGCGGGGCTTATGCCATCGAGGAATCCATTCGCAGGCTTAAATACGAACGGTTGCGGAAGGGCAGGGTTTTAGGCATCCCGGAAGTTGAGGCAGGACTTCGCAGTTTAATCGATCAGGTGATGTCGGAAAGTAGCCTCTATTGTGAACCTTTAGCAGCGATGGCCATCAAGCAGGCGGAGGGCAGCCCGGAAGAAGCGGTCTTTATCCTGCGGGCTTACCGTTCCACCCTCCCGCGCAAATACTATTCGCACACAGTAAAACCAGAGGACATGGAGGCAGAGCGCCGCATCTCGGCCAGCTTTAAGGATCTCCCCGGAGGACAGATTCTGGGGTCATCCCAGGATTACACCCACCGGATGCTGGATTTTGCTTTACTGGATGAATCCCAGGCGGAAGTAGATGCGTGGCTGCAGGAATTTAACCAGACAAAAGCTTCTTTTACCGGTACGGCCAAACTCCATGCCTTGCCTAAAGTTATGCAATATTTGCGGGACCAGGGGCTATTGCCTGTTTGTCCGGTTAACGATACGCCCCCCGATGACATCACCAAAAAGAGTGTGCAATTTCCCGCCTCCCGCAGCCAGCGGCTGCAGACGCTGACCCGGGGACAGACCGGTGCTATGACCGCCCTGGCATACGCAGCCCTGAGGGGGTATGGCGCGCAGCACCCTACCGTGGGCGAACTGCGGGTGGGGCATTTGCCAATTTTTGTGGCTGACCCCCTCCAGGAAGCCGCAGGCGAGGGAGACGCTTATTATCTGGGGGAGATTAAGGTGACAGAAGTGGAAACCCTTTTTCCCCAGGGGACCGAAAAAAACGCCGGCAAGAAAGAACTTGCTTTTGTTCCCGGCTATGGTATCTGTTTTGGACAGAATGAGACCAAGGCCATTGCCATGAGCATTTTGGACCAGTGTCTGGAAACGGGAAACCCGCAATATCCGACCCATAATGAAGAATTTGTCCTGATGCATATCGATTCCGTAGAGGCCACCGGTTTTGTCTCCCACTTGAAGCTGCCCCACTACGTTACCTTCCAATCCAAACTGGACAGCATCAGGAAAACAAAAGAACAAATTACTGCTGTCACCGGGGAGTTAAAGCCATGA
- the phnH gene encoding phosphonate C-P lyase system protein PhnH, giving the protein MKMDLVHDLQSAYRKVLFSMSRPGIVSNLDLEAAKVDLDAHCYPGTLLLALMLLDTEVSFKVVSPQEASLTRLLSQLTYARVIKCQEADFIFILADADGQNLEDALAVAKPGILTDPHCSATVIVEAYEITSGQRLALSGPGIENEHLVEIKAAGQWLKKREEQIKEYPLGIDMVFLDAGGQVICIPRTTTIEERW; this is encoded by the coding sequence ATGAAAATGGACCTGGTGCATGATCTTCAATCCGCATACCGCAAGGTACTCTTTTCCATGTCCCGGCCAGGAATTGTGAGCAATCTGGACTTAGAGGCGGCTAAAGTGGACCTGGATGCCCATTGTTATCCGGGAACACTGCTTTTGGCACTGATGCTTTTGGACACAGAGGTCAGCTTCAAAGTAGTTTCACCTCAAGAAGCGTCCCTGACCCGGCTCTTAAGCCAATTGACCTATGCCAGGGTAATAAAATGCCAGGAAGCCGACTTTATTTTTATCCTCGCAGATGCTGACGGCCAAAACCTGGAAGATGCTTTGGCAGTGGCCAAACCAGGGATACTTACCGATCCCCACTGTTCCGCTACAGTTATAGTCGAAGCGTATGAGATTACCTCCGGGCAGAGATTGGCCTTAAGCGGCCCCGGAATTGAAAATGAGCATTTGGTAGAGATAAAAGCCGCGGGACAATGGTTGAAAAAAAGGGAGGAGCAGATCAAGGAGTACCCTTTGGGGATTGATATGGTTTTTCTCGACGCCGGCGGTCAGGTCATCTGCATTCCCAGGACTACAACAATTGAGGAGCGATGGTAA
- the phnG gene encoding phosphonate C-P lyase system protein PhnG has translation MNRKQRTEVLIKGSRHLSLQMATEVLNNYPVQVIEKPHHGLVMIKMREGAKNSLFYLGELLVTECKVQIGAAIGIGIVKGDEPELAFHLAVIDAAYNSRLPETVDWQEMLLLEEAVIAKVKEQTASHILKTQVNFETMDVKEQRDENGPGA, from the coding sequence ATGAACCGGAAACAAAGGACTGAGGTCCTGATCAAGGGCTCACGCCATCTCTCCCTGCAAATGGCAACAGAGGTGCTTAATAATTATCCGGTACAGGTAATCGAAAAGCCCCATCATGGGCTGGTGATGATCAAGATGCGGGAAGGGGCTAAAAACAGCCTTTTTTATCTGGGGGAGCTCTTGGTTACTGAGTGCAAGGTGCAAATCGGCGCTGCTATAGGTATCGGCATAGTTAAAGGGGATGAGCCAGAGTTAGCCTTCCATTTAGCAGTTATCGATGCTGCTTATAATTCCCGCCTGCCGGAGACCGTAGATTGGCAGGAGATGCTTTTGCTGGAAGAAGCTGTTATCGCAAAGGTTAAGGAACAAACAGCATCCCATATTCTGAAAACGCAAGTAAATTTTGAGACCATGGACGTTAAGGAGCAAAGAGATGAAAATGGACCTGGTGCATGA
- the phnE gene encoding phosphonate ABC transporter, permease protein PhnE, whose amino-acid sequence MNKHPKKQKQNEEVHYQRWYRRWFWPGSFFMLLFVWCLFALNISPRQFWEGIPHFFSLVSEMFPPNWAVFTRGKVLWSILEVLSMAFLGTFLGTLFSFFLALLAAGNLTPSPLVRTAAKWLMAAERAVPTLIIILLLVVVVGLGPFAGMIALAIGSVGMLGKLFAEAMENVDPKPLESLVSTGASKLQVIRYAVLPQVAPSLIANTLYKFDINLRAALFLGVVGGGGIGFELHLAMSLFRYADALAITVMTLVVVWLAEKISDYLRRRIIGQEVLQ is encoded by the coding sequence TGGTACCGGCGATGGTTTTGGCCCGGGAGTTTTTTTATGCTGCTTTTCGTGTGGTGCCTTTTTGCGTTAAACATCAGCCCCCGGCAGTTTTGGGAAGGCATACCCCACTTCTTTAGTCTGGTCAGCGAGATGTTCCCGCCCAACTGGGCTGTCTTTACTCGCGGAAAAGTATTGTGGTCGATTCTGGAGGTGCTGTCCATGGCTTTCCTCGGCACCTTCCTTGGTACCTTATTTTCCTTCTTTCTGGCCTTGCTGGCGGCCGGCAATCTCACGCCGTCTCCGCTAGTCCGCACAGCTGCTAAATGGCTGATGGCTGCAGAGCGCGCCGTTCCCACTCTGATCATTATTCTTTTGTTGGTGGTGGTTGTTGGTCTTGGCCCGTTTGCCGGAATGATCGCCCTCGCCATAGGTTCGGTAGGCATGCTCGGAAAACTTTTCGCCGAAGCTATGGAAAATGTTGATCCCAAACCACTGGAGTCGTTGGTATCCACAGGTGCATCAAAGCTGCAGGTCATCCGTTATGCCGTGCTGCCCCAGGTCGCCCCTTCACTAATCGCCAACACCCTCTACAAGTTTGATATCAATCTGCGAGCAGCCCTTTTTTTGGGTGTGGTCGGCGGCGGCGGCATCGGGTTTGAACTCCATCTGGCCATGAGCCTGTTCAGATATGCTGACGCGTTAGCAATCACCGTGATGACCCTGGTTGTGGTCTGGTTGGCCGAAAAAATATCCGACTACCTGCGCAGGAGGATCATCGGGCAAGAGGTACTGCAGTAG